A stretch of Microbacterium sp. 4R-513 DNA encodes these proteins:
- a CDS encoding TetR/AcrR family transcriptional regulator produces MSTPPAAQRRPRRDAVENRADILAAATDLISRDPHASVDAIARSAGLTRRALYGHFDDRDALVHAVIAVGAQRFNAIADTIDDPDPRVALARLASLLWREASHVQVAASIALDEAHVHETADALAPVRRRVAEIVRAGQDDGSLRTDVAAPTLARLVEETARAVITRMDASSSEARSLAVRAVLSIAGLSWTESATLLGEHPDLVEEV; encoded by the coding sequence GTGAGCACACCTCCCGCTGCGCAGCGGCGTCCCCGACGGGACGCGGTCGAGAACCGCGCCGACATCCTCGCGGCCGCGACCGATCTCATCTCGCGTGACCCCCACGCGTCCGTCGACGCCATCGCCCGCTCCGCCGGCCTCACGCGTCGCGCGCTCTACGGCCATTTCGACGACCGGGATGCCCTCGTCCACGCCGTCATCGCGGTCGGAGCACAGCGCTTCAACGCGATCGCCGACACGATCGACGACCCCGACCCGCGCGTCGCTCTCGCACGCCTGGCCTCGCTCCTGTGGCGGGAGGCGTCGCACGTGCAGGTCGCGGCATCCATCGCCCTCGACGAGGCGCACGTGCATGAGACCGCCGACGCGCTCGCACCCGTGCGCCGTCGGGTGGCCGAGATCGTACGGGCCGGGCAGGACGACGGGTCGCTCCGCACCGACGTCGCCGCACCGACCCTTGCGCGCCTCGTCGAAGAGACGGCACGCGCGGTCATCACGCGGATGGATGCCTCGTCCTCCGAGGCCCGGTCGCTCGCTGTGCGCGCGGTTCTGAGCATCGCCGGCCTGTCGTGGACCGAATCCGCGACGCTGCTCGGCGAGCACCCCGACCTCGTCGAGGAGGTCTGA
- a CDS encoding YhgE/Pip domain-containing protein, with protein sequence MRIPAMIAAELRRLTATRMSVIALVALLLVPVLYGGLYLWANQDPYGRFAEIPVGLVNEDAGAAASGDEPAADYGERVADELLDGRAFDWRLLSAPGAQRALEEGDVDFVVVIPADFSEALASAAGTAPRQASIELETNDANNYLASTIGSQAVEKIRASVAQSVAKEAATSLLSGIADIRVKLVDAADGAAQLADGATDAADGADRLESGAGQLASGTATLADGAHKVAGGAQQVADGTATIAGYADRAGAAVQQATDALPTARADIAATLAEQGLDPAQIDAVLAKLDPVADDLRQGNQTVQTAVGRVDALADGASQVASGAAQVATGADSAAGGAAELSTGASALADGLGTLADGTAQLRDGLASGVAAIPDSSPELRAAQAQTISDPVSVSSGNLAAADDYGAGLAPFFAALAGWIGIYALFLIVKPISRRAVTALHSPLRITAAGWLTPALLGGLQMTALFGILAFALGFGFAHPLATLGVMVLASFTYAAVILALTVWFGSVGQFLGLVLMVVQLVTAGGTFPWQTLPAPLADLHHVLPMGFVVDAMRQFMYGGDLARVGSDVAALLTWMLGSLVVAALGVTRMTHFRTLRDLQPSLIG encoded by the coding sequence ATGAGAATCCCCGCGATGATCGCGGCGGAGCTCCGCCGCCTCACGGCCACGCGCATGTCGGTCATCGCGCTGGTGGCTCTGCTTCTCGTGCCCGTGCTCTACGGCGGCCTCTACCTCTGGGCGAACCAGGACCCGTACGGGCGATTCGCCGAGATCCCGGTCGGCCTCGTGAATGAGGACGCGGGAGCCGCGGCATCCGGCGACGAACCGGCCGCGGACTATGGCGAGCGCGTCGCCGACGAGCTGCTCGACGGGCGCGCCTTCGACTGGCGGCTGCTCTCGGCGCCGGGTGCGCAACGGGCGCTCGAAGAGGGCGACGTCGACTTCGTCGTCGTGATCCCGGCCGACTTCTCCGAAGCGCTCGCCTCGGCCGCAGGGACGGCGCCGCGTCAAGCGTCGATCGAGCTCGAGACCAACGACGCCAACAACTACCTCGCCTCCACGATCGGGTCGCAGGCGGTCGAGAAGATCCGGGCGTCCGTCGCCCAGTCCGTCGCGAAGGAGGCGGCGACGAGCCTCCTCTCGGGCATCGCCGACATCCGCGTGAAGCTCGTCGACGCCGCGGACGGCGCGGCTCAGCTCGCCGACGGCGCGACCGATGCGGCCGACGGCGCCGACCGCCTCGAGAGCGGTGCGGGCCAGCTTGCCTCGGGCACCGCGACGCTCGCCGACGGCGCGCACAAGGTCGCCGGGGGCGCGCAGCAGGTCGCCGACGGCACCGCGACGATCGCGGGCTACGCCGACCGGGCCGGAGCCGCGGTGCAGCAGGCCACCGACGCTCTCCCCACCGCGCGGGCCGACATCGCCGCGACGCTCGCGGAGCAGGGGCTCGACCCGGCGCAGATCGACGCGGTGCTCGCGAAGCTCGATCCTGTCGCCGACGACCTGCGGCAGGGGAACCAGACGGTGCAGACCGCCGTCGGGCGGGTCGACGCCCTGGCCGACGGCGCCTCGCAGGTCGCGAGCGGTGCCGCCCAGGTCGCGACCGGCGCCGACTCGGCCGCCGGCGGTGCGGCCGAACTGAGCACCGGTGCCTCCGCGCTCGCGGACGGCCTGGGTACTCTGGCCGACGGCACGGCGCAGCTGCGCGACGGCCTCGCCTCGGGAGTCGCCGCGATCCCGGACTCGTCGCCCGAGCTGCGCGCCGCGCAGGCGCAGACCATCTCGGATCCGGTCTCGGTCTCGTCCGGCAACCTGGCCGCGGCCGACGACTACGGCGCCGGGCTCGCCCCGTTCTTCGCCGCCCTCGCCGGCTGGATCGGCATCTACGCGCTGTTCCTCATCGTCAAGCCGATCTCACGCCGTGCCGTCACCGCCCTTCACTCGCCGCTGCGGATCACCGCGGCGGGCTGGCTCACGCCTGCGCTCCTCGGCGGGCTCCAGATGACGGCGCTGTTCGGCATCCTCGCCTTCGCGCTCGGCTTCGGCTTCGCACACCCGCTCGCCACCCTCGGCGTCATGGTGCTCGCGTCGTTCACGTATGCCGCGGTCATCCTCGCACTCACCGTCTGGTTCGGCTCGGTCGGCCAGTTCCTCGGTCTCGTGCTCATGGTCGTGCAGCTCGTCACGGCGGGCGGCACGTTCCCGTGGCAGACGCTGCCCGCGCCGCTGGCCGATCTTCACCACGTGCTCCCGATGGGCTTCGTCGTCGACGCGATGCGCCAGTTCATGTACGGAGGCGACCTTGCACGGGTGGGGAGCGACGTCGCCGCGCTCCTGACGTGGATGCTGGGATCGCTCGTCGTGGCTGCGCTCGGCGTCACCCGCATGACGCATTTCCGCACGCTCCGCGACCTGCAGCCGAGCCTCATCGGCTGA